Genomic DNA from Carnobacteriaceae bacterium zg-C25:
ATTTATCTATATGATGATTGAGAATAAAAAGCAAGGAGTTAGAAAATGAGTTTACCAAATTGTCCGAAATGTGCTAGTGAGTATGTTTATGAAGATGGCGCTTTACTTGTTTGTCCGGAATGTGCGTATGAGTGGGACGCAAACGAGAGTGATGCAGAATCAACTTTAATCGTTAAAGATGCGAATGGTGCTTTATTACAAGACGGGGATACTGTTACAGTCATTAAAGATTTAAAAGTAAAGGGTGCTCCTAAAGACATTAAACAAGGAACACGTGTTAAAAATATTCGTTTAGTTGAAGGTGACCATAACATTGATTGTAAAATTGATGGGTTTGGTGCAATGAAATTAAAATCAGAATTTGTGAAA
This window encodes:
- a CDS encoding alkylphosphonate utilization protein, whose protein sequence is MSLPNCPKCASEYVYEDGALLVCPECAYEWDANESDAESTLIVKDANGALLQDGDTVTVIKDLKVKGAPKDIKQGTRVKNIRLVEGDHNIDCKIDGFGAMKLKSEFVKKN